A section of the Lepidochelys kempii isolate rLepKem1 chromosome 4, rLepKem1.hap2, whole genome shotgun sequence genome encodes:
- the THAP6 gene encoding THAP domain-containing protein 6 yields the protein MVKSCSAIGCASRCLPNSKLRGLTFHVFPTDEEAKRRWVLAMKRLDVNSAGMWEPKKADVLCSRHFKKSDFDTRGPNIRLKPGVIPSIFEFPSHFQQRQGKVHGRRNSPLKTLPVTVHNHQLVDLPSSTGEFHSQFILEHSYSILDSPKKLKCKLDQVISELEEAKECLRNTLDRERQRRESLRTMIQELENNCLISPETACKLDVYCWEWSEASTQEKTVN from the exons ATGGTGAAGAGCTGCTCGGCCATCGGCTGCGCGTCTAGATGTTTGCCGAATTCCAAGCTACGAGGGCTGACGTTTCACGT ATTCCCCACTGATGAGGAGGCCAAAAGAAGGTGGGTGTTGGCCATGAAAAGACTCGATGTGAACTCTGCAGGTATGTGGGAGCCTAAGAAAGCAGATGTGTTATGTTCGCGCCACTTTAAGAAGTCAGACTTCGACACAAGAGGTCCCAACATCAGGCTCAAACCTGGAGTCATCCCTTCCATTTTTGAATTTCCTTCTCACTTCCAG CAGAGACAAGGAAAAGTTCATGGCAGACGAAACTCCCCACTGAAAACACTGCCAGTAACAGTTCATAACCACCAGCTTGTGGATTTGCCTTCCAGTACAGGAGAATTTCATTCCCAATTCATCTTG GAGCACAGTTACAGCATACTGGACAGTCCAAAGAAACTGAAGTGTAAATTAGATCAAGTAATCAGTGAGCTCGAAGAGGCCaaggaatgtctgaggaacactTTAGACAGAGAACGACAACGCAGAGAATCACTGAGGACGATGATCCAGGAGCTGGAAAACAATTGTCTAATCAGCCCCGAAACAGCCTGTAAGCTGGATGTTTACTGCTGGGAGTGGTCTGAGGCGAGCACACAGGAGAAGACTGTCAACTGA
- the RCHY1 gene encoding RING finger and CHY zinc finger domain-containing protein 1 isoform X1, translating into MAAAAAEAGCEHYRRSCLLQAPCCGKFYVCRLCHDSKEDHPMDRFKVKQVQCAKCKSIQQAQQSCEDCSSMFGEYYCGICHLFDKDKKQYHCEKCGICRIGPKEDFFHCSKCNLCLALSFQGKHKCIENVSRQDCPICLEDIHTSRVGAHVLPCGHLLHRTCYEDMLKEGYRCPLCMHSALDMSRYWRQLDDEVAQTPMPTEYRNMMVEILCNDCSARSTVQFHILGMKCTSCESYNTAQDGGCRMALEQQ; encoded by the exons atggcggcggcggcggcggaggcCGGCTGCGAGCACTATCGCCGCAGCTGCCTGCTCCAG GCTCCTTGCTGCGGTAAGTTTTACGTTTGCCGTCTGTGTCATGACAGCAAGGAAGATCATCCGATGGATCGTTTTAAAGTAAAACAAGTGCAGTGTGCAAAGTGCAAAAGCATCCAGCAG GCTCAACAGAGTTGTGAGGATTGCAGCAGTATGTTCGGAGAATATTACTGCGGTATATGCCACCTGTTTGACAAAGACAAGAAGCAGTATCACTGTGAGAAGTGTGGAATTTGTAG gattggtccaaaagaagaCTTTTTCCATTGTTCAAAATGTAACTTATGTCTAGCTTTGAGTTTTCAAGGAAAACATAAG tgCATTGAAAATGTCTCCAGGCAGGACTGTCCAATATGTTTAGAG GACATTCACACCTCACGTGTTGGAGCTCACGTTCTGCCGTGTGGACACCTTCTTCATAG aACTTGTTATGAAGACATGTTAAAAGA AGGTTACCGATGCCCCTTGTGCATGCACTCGGCTTTAGATATGTCCAGGTACTGGCGACAATTGGATGATGAAGTGGCGCAAACCCCTATGCCCACGGAATATCGGAACATGATGGTGGAG ATCCTTTGCAATGATTGCAGTGCCCGATCCACAGTACAGTTCCATATCTTAGGCATGAAGTGTACAAGCTGTGAATCCTACAACACTGCTCAAGACGGAGGATGCAGGATGGCTCTGGAGCAGCAGTGA
- the RCHY1 gene encoding RING finger and CHY zinc finger domain-containing protein 1 isoform X2 produces the protein MDRFKVKQVQCAKCKSIQQAQQSCEDCSSMFGEYYCGICHLFDKDKKQYHCEKCGICRIGPKEDFFHCSKCNLCLALSFQGKHKCIENVSRQDCPICLEDIHTSRVGAHVLPCGHLLHRTCYEDMLKEGYRCPLCMHSALDMSRYWRQLDDEVAQTPMPTEYRNMMVEILCNDCSARSTVQFHILGMKCTSCESYNTAQDGGCRMALEQQ, from the exons ATGGATCGTTTTAAAGTAAAACAAGTGCAGTGTGCAAAGTGCAAAAGCATCCAGCAG GCTCAACAGAGTTGTGAGGATTGCAGCAGTATGTTCGGAGAATATTACTGCGGTATATGCCACCTGTTTGACAAAGACAAGAAGCAGTATCACTGTGAGAAGTGTGGAATTTGTAG gattggtccaaaagaagaCTTTTTCCATTGTTCAAAATGTAACTTATGTCTAGCTTTGAGTTTTCAAGGAAAACATAAG tgCATTGAAAATGTCTCCAGGCAGGACTGTCCAATATGTTTAGAG GACATTCACACCTCACGTGTTGGAGCTCACGTTCTGCCGTGTGGACACCTTCTTCATAG aACTTGTTATGAAGACATGTTAAAAGA AGGTTACCGATGCCCCTTGTGCATGCACTCGGCTTTAGATATGTCCAGGTACTGGCGACAATTGGATGATGAAGTGGCGCAAACCCCTATGCCCACGGAATATCGGAACATGATGGTGGAG ATCCTTTGCAATGATTGCAGTGCCCGATCCACAGTACAGTTCCATATCTTAGGCATGAAGTGTACAAGCTGTGAATCCTACAACACTGCTCAAGACGGAGGATGCAGGATGGCTCTGGAGCAGCAGTGA